From the Leptolyngbya sp. O-77 genome, one window contains:
- a CDS encoding Uma2 family endonuclease, giving the protein MIEDIRALRPLEAIAMTFIQKLTFADYLALEDSAREEKSELINGELIALPPEAWLNNDIAMFLFLQLVAIGVPFQRVKVHSCELQTPVLEAGDAANRYPDLVVVEPVHRANPDQRMTITLEMPPLLWVMEVVSPGKTNRDRDYIRKRAQYAAVGIPEYVIVDPPEQAALVLRLEQGEYIEAGRYTGECPLQSPTFPALNLTAAQILSAGQDG; this is encoded by the coding sequence ATGATCGAAGACATTCGAGCGCTGCGACCACTGGAGGCGATCGCCATGACGTTTATCCAAAAGCTGACCTTTGCCGACTATCTCGCTCTGGAAGACTCTGCGCGAGAAGAGAAATCGGAATTGATTAATGGAGAACTGATCGCCTTGCCACCGGAAGCCTGGCTAAACAACGACATTGCCATGTTTTTGTTCTTGCAACTGGTGGCGATCGGGGTTCCGTTTCAGCGCGTGAAGGTGCATAGCTGCGAGTTGCAAACGCCAGTTCTGGAAGCCGGGGATGCGGCAAATCGCTATCCCGATTTGGTGGTGGTCGAGCCAGTGCATCGCGCCAATCCCGACCAGCGGATGACGATCACACTGGAGATGCCGCCGCTGCTGTGGGTGATGGAGGTGGTCAGTCCAGGCAAAACAAACCGCGATCGCGATTACATTCGCAAGCGGGCGCAGTATGCGGCAGTGGGCATTCCCGAATATGTGATCGTTGACCCGCCGGAGCAGGCGGCGCTGGTGCTGCGGCTAGAGCAGGGGGAATATATCGAAGCGGGACGCTACACGGGCGAGTGCCCCCTCCAGTCGCCTACGTTCCCCGCGCTGAACCTGACCGCAGCCCAGATCCTCAGCGCTGGGCAAGACGGCTGA
- a CDS encoding ABC transporter permease: MATLKPIRQRGVKFAFNQHQLENYRDLLLVLFQKEFKVRYKGKFLGYLWSIASPLAFAMVYYIAFSGIMRVAVEGYPLILVSGLFPWQWFQNSVGSAPNLFVGNASLIKKLNFPRNILSLSTILNHMVHFLLSLPVILIFMVIYGKSPTLAWLYGLPVMMVVQLFTVYGLALVLATLNLFLRDIERLTQIVMTFVFYFTPIIFTADMIPERFRPLIPLNPAAPLMINWRNLFLHGYIDGHYLLISAGYAVAFFIIGTLVYRKLSWKFAEVL, translated from the coding sequence ATGGCAACACTGAAACCAATTCGACAGCGGGGTGTGAAGTTCGCCTTCAACCAGCACCAGCTCGAAAACTACCGCGATCTACTGCTCGTTCTGTTTCAAAAAGAATTTAAAGTCCGCTATAAGGGCAAGTTTCTGGGCTATCTCTGGTCAATTGCCAGCCCGTTGGCCTTTGCGATGGTTTATTACATCGCCTTCAGCGGCATCATGCGAGTGGCGGTAGAAGGTTATCCGCTGATTCTGGTGTCGGGGCTGTTTCCCTGGCAGTGGTTTCAAAACTCGGTCGGTTCTGCGCCCAACCTGTTTGTGGGCAATGCCAGCCTGATCAAAAAGCTCAACTTTCCGCGCAATATTCTTTCACTGTCCACCATTCTGAATCACATGGTGCATTTCTTACTGTCGCTGCCTGTGATTCTCATTTTTATGGTGATTTATGGCAAATCGCCGACGCTGGCGTGGCTCTATGGGCTGCCCGTAATGATGGTGGTTCAGCTTTTTACCGTCTATGGACTGGCGCTGGTGCTGGCAACGCTCAATCTGTTTTTGCGAGACATTGAGCGGCTGACGCAAATCGTGATGACCTTCGTATTTTATTTTACGCCGATTATTTTCACGGCGGATATGATTCCAGAGCGATTTCGCCCGCTGATTCCGCTGAATCCGGCCGCGCCGCTGATGATCAACTGGCGAAACCTGTTTCTCCACGGCTACATCGATGGACATTATCTGCTGATCAGCGCAGGCTATGCGGTGGCGTTCTTTATCATCGGCACGCTGGTCTATCGCAAGCTCTCATGGAAGTTTGCGGAAGTGCTGTAG
- a CDS encoding Uma2 family endonuclease translates to MTFTQKLTFADYLALEDTGIEGRAELIEGELIALPPESRINTEIATFVFSSLLAIAIPHYLLKLYSCEVQTPVLEPRDAANRYPDLVLIREEHRALCDRRMTITLEMPPPLWVMEVVSPGKTNRDRDYIRKRAQYAAVGIPEYVIVDPPEQTVLVLRLEQGEYIEAGRYTGECPLQSPTFPALNLTAAQILSAGQDG, encoded by the coding sequence ATGACGTTTACCCAAAAGCTGACCTTTGCCGACTATCTCGCTCTGGAAGACACGGGCATCGAGGGACGCGCCGAACTGATCGAGGGAGAACTGATCGCCTTGCCACCGGAATCCAGAATCAACACCGAAATTGCAACCTTTGTTTTCTCATCGCTACTGGCGATCGCCATTCCGCATTATTTGCTGAAGCTCTATTCCTGCGAGGTGCAAACGCCTGTGCTGGAACCCAGAGATGCGGCCAATCGGTATCCCGACCTAGTGCTGATTCGAGAGGAACACCGAGCCTTGTGCGATCGCCGCATGACCATTACGCTGGAGATGCCGCCGCCGCTGTGGGTGATGGAGGTGGTCAGTCCAGGGAAAACAAACCGCGATCGCGATTACATTCGCAAGCGGGCGCAGTATGCGGCAGTGGGCATTCCCGAATATGTGATCGTTGACCCGCCGGAGCAGACGGTGCTGGTGCTGCGGCTAGAGCAGGGGGAATATATCGAAGCGGGACGCTACACGGGCGAGTGCCCCCTCCAGTCGCCTACGTTCCCCGCGCTGAACCTGACCGCAGCCCAGATCCTCAGCGCTGGGCAAGACGGCTGA
- a CDS encoding NAD(P)/FAD-dependent oxidoreductase → MIGGGAAGFFGAIAAAEACPRARVTLLEAAREPLGKVRISGGGRCNVTHACFDPAALVQHYPRGGKALRGAFTRFQPRDTVAWFRRRGVALKTEADGRMFPTTDDSATIVDCLVRTAEAAGVQVKTGAAVTAVVRDDRGFGVQLRTGGMLRGDRLLLATGNSPQGHRIAQKLGHTLEPPVPSLFTFNVPEPALRELAGVSIESAQVTVKIADQKPLTQTGPLLVTHWGLSGPAVLKLSAWGARALHDCGYRAIAQVNWLPAQSPEQVRQILQQAKTDWGKRVVRAAAPPTIPLPRRLWNYLGDRAQISPDQRWADLSKTQLNRLLQELTQSQHAVSGKGVFKDEFVTCGGVSLKQVDFKTMESRVCPGLYLAGEILDIDGVTGGFNFQSAWTTGWLAGRAIATFR, encoded by the coding sequence GTGATTGGCGGCGGCGCGGCGGGCTTCTTTGGGGCGATCGCCGCTGCCGAGGCTTGTCCCCGGGCCCGCGTGACGCTGCTAGAGGCAGCGCGAGAGCCGCTGGGCAAAGTCCGCATCTCCGGCGGTGGCCGCTGCAACGTTACCCATGCCTGCTTTGACCCAGCGGCGCTGGTGCAGCACTATCCGCGAGGCGGTAAGGCGCTGCGGGGAGCTTTTACCCGGTTTCAGCCGCGAGACACGGTGGCGTGGTTTCGGCGGCGCGGCGTAGCGCTAAAAACCGAGGCCGACGGGCGTATGTTTCCCACTACAGACGACTCGGCGACGATTGTAGATTGTCTGGTGCGGACGGCCGAGGCAGCGGGCGTGCAGGTGAAAACGGGCGCTGCCGTGACGGCAGTGGTGCGCGATGACCGGGGCTTTGGGGTGCAGTTGCGAACGGGCGGAATGCTGCGGGGCGATCGCCTCTTGCTGGCCACGGGCAACAGTCCTCAGGGCCACCGCATTGCCCAGAAGCTCGGCCACACGCTGGAGCCGCCTGTCCCCTCGCTGTTTACCTTCAACGTGCCAGAGCCAGCCCTGCGAGAACTGGCGGGTGTGTCCATTGAGTCAGCGCAGGTGACAGTGAAAATTGCCGACCAAAAGCCGCTAACGCAAACCGGGCCGCTGCTAGTCACGCACTGGGGGCTGAGCGGGCCGGCCGTGCTAAAACTATCGGCCTGGGGAGCCAGGGCGCTGCACGACTGCGGCTATCGGGCGATCGCCCAGGTCAACTGGCTGCCCGCCCAATCGCCCGAGCAAGTCCGGCAAATCTTGCAGCAAGCCAAAACCGACTGGGGCAAGCGGGTCGTTCGCGCCGCTGCACCGCCGACTATCCCCCTGCCACGCCGCCTGTGGAACTATCTGGGCGATCGCGCTCAGATTTCGCCCGACCAGCGCTGGGCCGATTTGTCCAAAACTCAGCTCAACCGACTCTTGCAAGAACTGACCCAGAGCCAGCACGCGGTTTCCGGCAAAGGCGTGTTTAAAGATGAATTTGTCACCTGTGGCGGTGTGTCGCTCAAGCAAGTGGATTTCAAGACAATGGAAAGCCGAGTCTGCCCCGGACTCTATCTTGCAGGCGAAATTCTGGATATCGACGGGGTGACGGGCGGTTTTAATTTTCAAAGCGCCTGGACGACGGGCTGGCTGGCAGGACGGGCGATCGCCACCTTCCGCTAA
- a CDS encoding Uma2 family endonuclease, whose amino-acid sequence MTFTQKLTFADYLALEDTGIEGRAELIEGELIALPPEAGLNLDIAAFVYIALVGLGIPYPLIQMGRCEVQTPVLAPKDAANRFPDLVVLRPEHRALTRQRMTITLEMPPPLWVMEVVSPGKTNRDRDYVRKRAQYAAVGIPEYVIVDPPEQTVLVLRLENGEYVEAGRYAGDRRIESPTFPALDLTAAQILSAGQ is encoded by the coding sequence ATGACGTTTACCCAAAAGCTGACCTTTGCCGACTATCTGGCGCTGGAGGACACAGGCATTGAAGGACGCGCCGAACTGATCGAGGGAGAACTGATCGCCTTGCCACCGGAAGCTGGATTAAATCTGGACATTGCTGCGTTTGTTTACATAGCGCTGGTCGGGCTGGGGATTCCATACCCGCTCATCCAAATGGGACGATGCGAGGTGCAAACACCCGTTCTCGCGCCCAAGGATGCGGCAAATCGGTTTCCCGATCTGGTCGTGCTGCGGCCAGAGCATCGCGCCCTGACTCGCCAACGCATGACCATCACGCTGGAGATGCCGCCGCCGCTGTGGGTGATGGAGGTGGTCAGTCCGGGCAAAACAAACCGCGATCGCGACTATGTTCGCAAGCGGGCGCAATATGCGGCAGTGGGCATTCCCGAATATGTGATCGTTGACCCGCCGGAGCAGACGGTGCTGGTGCTGCGGCTGGAAAATGGCGAATATGTTGAAGCAGGACGCTATGCAGGCGATCGCCGCATTGAGTCACCCACGTTCCCCGCGCTCGACCTGACCGCAGCGCAAATTCTCAGCGCGGGGCAGTAG
- a CDS encoding glycosyltransferase family 4 protein, producing the protein MHTDSNHATPRPHDLSRAQDCAMKIAVVHEWLVTYAGSERVCEQMLQLYPKADLFSLVDFLPEDLRFFIQHRPVTTSFLQHLPFANPRFRAYLPLMPLAIEQFDLSPYDVILSSHHAVAKGVITRADQLHISYVHTPIRYAWEMQQQYFQEARLRGPKAAIAQGILHYLRLWDVACANRVDHFIANSRFVARRIWKTYRRPARVIYPPVAVDQFSPEEKREDFYFTLSRFVPYKRVDLVVEAFTQLGLPLVVIGDGSEFRRVAALAGPTVRLLGRQPDDVVRDHMQRCKAFVYPAEEDFGIAMVEAQAAGAPVIGYGRGGAAETVVPGKTGILMPEQTVAAIVKAVRSLEAGDFHFCPDDSRQNAERFTPDRFRAELAQFVDQQWAKFQRG; encoded by the coding sequence TTGCACACCGATTCAAACCACGCCACGCCCAGACCCCATGATTTATCCCGCGCCCAAGACTGTGCCATGAAGATCGCCGTTGTCCATGAGTGGCTGGTCACCTATGCCGGGTCGGAGCGGGTGTGCGAGCAGATGTTGCAGCTTTATCCCAAAGCTGATTTGTTTAGCCTGGTGGATTTTTTGCCGGAGGATCTGCGCTTTTTTATTCAGCACCGCCCGGTAACGACTTCGTTTTTGCAGCATCTGCCGTTTGCCAATCCGCGCTTTCGGGCCTATCTGCCGCTGATGCCGCTGGCAATCGAGCAGTTTGACCTGTCGCCCTACGACGTGATTTTGTCGAGCCATCATGCTGTGGCCAAGGGCGTGATCACCCGCGCCGACCAGCTCCACATTAGCTATGTGCATACGCCCATCCGCTATGCCTGGGAAATGCAGCAGCAGTATTTTCAGGAAGCTCGGCTGCGGGGACCCAAGGCGGCGATCGCCCAGGGGATTCTCCATTACCTGCGCCTGTGGGATGTTGCCTGTGCCAATCGCGTCGATCATTTCATTGCAAATTCCCGGTTTGTGGCTCGTCGAATTTGGAAAACGTATCGGCGGCCTGCCAGGGTAATCTATCCGCCCGTCGCGGTGGATCAGTTTTCGCCGGAGGAAAAGCGGGAAGACTTTTACTTTACGCTGTCGCGATTTGTGCCTTACAAGCGAGTGGATTTGGTGGTGGAAGCATTTACGCAACTGGGCTTGCCGCTGGTGGTGATTGGCGACGGGTCAGAATTTCGGCGCGTGGCGGCACTGGCGGGGCCCACGGTGCGTCTATTGGGCCGACAGCCCGACGACGTGGTGCGCGACCACATGCAGCGCTGCAAGGCGTTTGTTTATCCGGCCGAGGAAGACTTTGGCATTGCGATGGTAGAAGCGCAGGCGGCGGGTGCGCCTGTCATTGGCTATGGGCGCGGCGGCGCGGCGGAGACAGTCGTTCCTGGCAAAACAGGGATTCTGATGCCGGAACAGACGGTGGCGGCGATCGTCAAAGCCGTGCGATCGCTCGAAGCGGGGGATTTTCATTTCTGCCCCGACGACTCACGCCAAAATGCCGAACGATTTACCCCAGATCGCTTTCGTGCCGAGCTAGCGCAATTTGTAGACCAGCAGTGGGCAAAATTTCAGCGGGGATGA